One part of the Rhodococcus oxybenzonivorans genome encodes these proteins:
- a CDS encoding PDGLE domain-containing protein, translating into MTASTRSSRRFLLGFALAVLLIAGVVSSLASSSPDGLDAATTRGCDTVETDTGASLVGDCIAKNAEDHHLSASPLADYTVSGRSGLTGVAGIIGAAATFVVAAAAFRLLARGRRHRAGP; encoded by the coding sequence ATGACCGCGTCGACGCGGTCGTCCCGCCGCTTCCTTCTCGGTTTCGCTCTCGCGGTACTGCTCATCGCCGGGGTGGTGTCCTCTCTGGCGAGCTCGAGTCCGGACGGCCTCGACGCTGCCACGACGCGTGGCTGCGACACCGTCGAGACCGACACCGGCGCGTCACTGGTCGGGGACTGCATTGCGAAGAACGCCGAGGACCACCACTTGTCGGCCTCCCCGCTCGCCGACTACACGGTAAGTGGACGATCGGGTCTCACCGGAGTGGCCGGAATCATCGGTGCGGCCGCGACCTTCGTCGTCGCGGCCGCCGCATTCCGGCTCCTCGCCCGCGGACGGCGTCACCGAGCCGGACCCTGA
- a CDS encoding Rv2640c family ArsR-like transcriptional regulator, with the protein MPKALPLIDATSPLCCAPVASGPISDDGALEVAVRLKALADPVRIKLMSILLSASEGEVCTCDLADGVGVSESTVSHHLGQLKKAGMVVPTRRGMNVYYRPQRDALEALRFVLDPNCCS; encoded by the coding sequence ATGCCCAAGGCCTTGCCTCTGATCGATGCGACGTCACCACTCTGCTGCGCCCCGGTCGCGTCGGGACCCATCTCGGACGATGGGGCGCTCGAGGTGGCTGTGCGGCTCAAAGCTCTTGCCGATCCGGTGCGCATCAAGCTGATGTCGATCCTGTTGTCCGCCAGCGAGGGTGAGGTCTGTACCTGCGACCTCGCCGACGGTGTCGGTGTATCCGAATCGACCGTCAGTCATCACTTGGGGCAACTGAAGAAGGCGGGCATGGTGGTCCCCACCCGGCGCGGAATGAACGTCTATTACCGCCCACAACGTGACGCGCTCGAGGCGCTGCGCTTCGTGCTGGATCCGAACTGCTGCTCGTAG
- a CDS encoding ribonuclease H family protein has translation MIIVSTDGSCLRNPGGAIGWAWVNHEGPSRSGGEPSGTNQIAELRALLEAITAHPGPDPLLIESDSQYAIKCASEWLPGWKRKGWKTAAGAPVKNLPLVQAIDQAIIERSGPVRFRWVRGHVGNHYNEMADVLAGEAARAVASGEPVAAPPPAPATPAVAAPAAAEEAFTLF, from the coding sequence ATGATCATCGTGAGTACCGACGGATCCTGTCTGCGTAACCCCGGTGGGGCGATCGGCTGGGCATGGGTCAATCACGAAGGTCCCAGCCGATCCGGTGGTGAACCCTCGGGAACCAACCAGATCGCCGAGCTGCGGGCGTTGCTCGAGGCGATCACCGCGCATCCCGGACCCGATCCGCTCCTGATCGAGTCGGATTCCCAGTACGCCATCAAGTGCGCATCGGAATGGCTGCCCGGTTGGAAGCGGAAGGGCTGGAAGACGGCGGCCGGTGCCCCGGTGAAGAATCTTCCTTTGGTCCAGGCCATCGACCAGGCCATCATCGAGCGTTCCGGACCCGTGCGGTTCCGTTGGGTACGCGGTCACGTCGGCAACCACTACAACGAGATGGCCGACGTACTCGCCGGTGAGGCCGCACGGGCCGTCGCATCCGGTGAGCCGGTAGCTGCGCCCCCTCCCGCTCCCGCTACACCCGCGGTCGCGGCCCCTGCAGCGGCCGAAGAAGCGTTCACCCTGTTCTGA
- a CDS encoding amidohydrolase family protein, with product MTEDLRVREFWRALGLPGIVDVHTHFMPANVMEKVWRYFDAVGPLTGREWPIRYRHEEDVRVEQLRAFGVRRFTSMIYPHKPEMAAWLNQWAADFAHHTPDCLRTATFYPEDSAAAYVSEAIESGTRVFKSHIQVGEYSPGDRLLDPVWGALQDAGVPVVIHCGSGPAPGKYTGPEPIGDLLARYPRLRLIIAHMGLPEYREFLELAGRYSGVYLDTTMAFTDYTEEATPFPRDAVHRLSDLQERILFGSDYPNIPYPYLDALEGLTRFDLGEDWLRSVCHDNAAALFALD from the coding sequence GTGACCGAGGATCTGCGGGTGCGGGAGTTCTGGCGGGCGCTGGGGTTGCCCGGCATCGTCGACGTCCACACCCACTTCATGCCCGCCAACGTGATGGAGAAGGTCTGGCGGTACTTCGACGCGGTGGGCCCCCTCACCGGGCGAGAGTGGCCGATCCGCTACCGGCACGAAGAAGACGTGCGCGTAGAGCAACTTCGTGCGTTCGGGGTTCGGCGGTTCACGTCCATGATCTATCCGCACAAGCCGGAGATGGCCGCGTGGCTGAATCAGTGGGCGGCCGACTTCGCCCACCACACGCCCGACTGCCTCCGGACGGCGACGTTCTACCCGGAGGATTCCGCGGCCGCGTACGTGTCCGAGGCAATCGAGTCGGGCACCCGGGTGTTCAAATCCCACATTCAGGTCGGCGAATACTCACCGGGCGACCGGTTGCTGGACCCGGTGTGGGGAGCGTTGCAGGACGCGGGTGTGCCGGTGGTCATCCATTGCGGATCCGGTCCCGCGCCGGGCAAGTACACCGGCCCCGAACCGATCGGCGACTTACTGGCGCGGTACCCCCGACTCCGCCTGATCATCGCCCACATGGGCCTGCCCGAGTATCGGGAGTTCCTCGAGCTCGCGGGACGCTATTCCGGTGTGTACCTCGACACCACGATGGCGTTCACCGATTACACCGAGGAGGCGACCCCGTTTCCGCGTGACGCTGTACACCGGCTGTCCGATCTGCAGGAACGCATCCTGTTCGGAAGCGACTATCCCAACATCCCGTATCCGTACCTGGACGCACTCGAAGGTCTGACCCGGTTCGATCTCGGTGAGGACTGGCTTCGCTCGGTGTGTCACGACAACGCTGCGGCGCTGTTCGCGCTCGACTGA
- a CDS encoding DNA-3-methyladenine glycosylase family protein: MTASLEVVETTVTARRPLDVAMTLHPLQRGKGDPCHQRAVDGSIWRTSVQPSGPVTYRLTQSDRHTVHCQAWGEGARDLADGLNRLVGEQDECEDFAPEHPILAEAHRRFPHLRLGRTDRVMEALVPAILEQRVHGIAAFASWRRLVWKFGTPAPGPAPDGMRVPPTAHVWRRVPSWEFHRANVDPGRARTIVRCAQVADRLEKIVDLSPEQATRRLMSIPGVGIWTAAEVTQRALGDADALSVGDYHLASMVGWSLLGKPLDDAEMVAYLEPVRPHRYRAVRLLLVSGNAIKPKFGPRTPVVDHSWH, encoded by the coding sequence ATGACGGCTTCGCTGGAGGTGGTCGAGACCACCGTGACCGCGCGGCGTCCACTGGACGTCGCGATGACGTTGCACCCCCTTCAGCGCGGTAAGGGCGACCCCTGTCACCAGCGTGCGGTCGACGGCTCCATCTGGCGGACGTCGGTGCAACCGTCCGGTCCGGTCACCTATCGCCTCACGCAAAGCGACCGCCACACCGTCCACTGTCAGGCCTGGGGCGAGGGTGCCCGCGACTTGGCGGATGGGCTGAACCGTCTCGTCGGCGAGCAGGACGAGTGCGAAGACTTCGCGCCGGAGCACCCGATCCTTGCCGAGGCCCACCGCCGCTTCCCGCACCTGCGTCTGGGGCGCACCGACCGGGTGATGGAAGCCCTGGTCCCGGCCATCCTCGAGCAACGGGTCCACGGCATCGCCGCATTCGCGTCGTGGCGGCGTCTGGTGTGGAAATTCGGCACACCCGCCCCCGGCCCGGCGCCCGACGGAATGCGGGTGCCTCCCACCGCGCACGTGTGGCGGCGAGTCCCGTCGTGGGAGTTCCACCGCGCGAACGTGGACCCCGGCCGTGCCCGCACCATCGTGCGTTGCGCCCAGGTCGCGGACCGTCTGGAGAAGATCGTCGACCTTTCCCCCGAGCAAGCGACCCGCCGCTTGATGTCCATCCCGGGGGTCGGCATCTGGACCGCGGCCGAGGTGACGCAACGTGCACTCGGCGATGCGGATGCGCTGTCCGTCGGCGACTACCACCTGGCGTCGATGGTCGGGTGGTCGTTACTCGGCAAGCCCCTCGACGACGCCGAGATGGTGGCGTACCTGGAACCGGTTCGCCCGCATCGTTATCGCGCTGTGCGGTTGCTGCTGGTCAGTGGCAACGCGATCAAACCCAAGTTCGGACCGCGAACCCCCGTCGTGGACCATAGCTGGCACTGA
- a CDS encoding energy-coupling factor ABC transporter permease — translation MESVAMHMSDGLINAPTSVLFLAVAAAGLAVAAWRARSELDDRTAPMAGLVAAFIFAVQMVNFPVLPGVSGHLLGGALAAILVGPYTGALCIAIVLIVQALLFADGGLTALGANITNMAIIGVTVGYVVALVLRRLARPEDLRLRVLGALAFTAALCGTVAASMGFVLEYAIGGQPAAGGATALGSVAAYVLGAHILIGIGEGIITALTVTAVARARPDLVYLLRTAPRNVAVGA, via the coding sequence ATGGAGTCCGTAGCCATGCACATGAGTGACGGGCTGATCAATGCCCCGACGTCCGTCCTCTTCCTCGCCGTAGCGGCGGCGGGGCTCGCGGTCGCCGCGTGGCGGGCCCGTTCCGAACTCGACGATCGCACCGCCCCCATGGCCGGTCTCGTAGCCGCCTTCATCTTCGCGGTGCAGATGGTGAATTTCCCCGTGCTTCCCGGTGTCAGCGGTCATCTCCTCGGTGGTGCGCTGGCAGCCATCCTGGTCGGGCCCTACACGGGTGCGCTCTGCATCGCGATCGTCCTGATCGTGCAGGCGCTGCTCTTCGCGGACGGTGGGCTGACCGCTCTGGGAGCGAACATCACGAACATGGCGATCATCGGGGTGACGGTCGGCTACGTCGTCGCGCTTGTTCTGCGCCGACTCGCGCGCCCCGAGGATCTTCGTCTCCGCGTGCTCGGCGCTCTCGCATTTACCGCTGCGCTGTGCGGAACCGTCGCGGCGTCGATGGGCTTCGTCCTCGAGTACGCCATCGGCGGTCAGCCCGCTGCCGGCGGCGCCACTGCGCTCGGCTCGGTGGCGGCCTACGTTCTCGGCGCCCACATCTTGATCGGAATCGGCGAAGGGATTATCACCGCCCTCACGGTCACGGCGGTGGCCAGGGCCCGACCCGACCTCGTGTATCTGCTCCGGACCGCGCCGCGCAACGTGGCGGTGGGCGCATGA
- a CDS encoding ArsI/CadI family heavy metal resistance metalloenzyme: MSRVQLALNVDDLNQAVSFYSKLFGTAPAKLKEGYANFAIAEPPLKLVLFENPGAGGTINHLGVEVESSEAVHSEIARLTEEGLFTEEELGTTCCFASQDKVWVTGPAGEKWEVYTVLADSDTFRNAPAPEQDAPTACCGS; encoded by the coding sequence ATGTCCCGCGTACAGCTCGCCCTCAACGTCGACGACCTCAATCAGGCCGTCTCGTTCTACTCCAAGCTCTTCGGCACAGCGCCCGCGAAACTGAAGGAGGGGTACGCCAATTTCGCCATCGCCGAGCCCCCGCTCAAGCTCGTGTTGTTCGAGAACCCCGGTGCGGGCGGCACCATCAATCACCTTGGCGTCGAGGTGGAATCGAGTGAGGCCGTGCACTCGGAAATCGCCAGGCTGACCGAGGAAGGGTTGTTCACCGAGGAAGAACTCGGGACCACCTGTTGCTTCGCCAGCCAGGACAAGGTGTGGGTCACCGGGCCCGCCGGCGAGAAGTGGGAGGTGTATACGGTGCTCGCCGACAGCGACACATTCCGCAATGCGCCTGCCCCCGAGCAGGACGCCCCGACCGCGTGCTGTGGGTCGTAA
- a CDS encoding energy-coupling factor ABC transporter ATP-binding protein, translated as MTAAVHLEGVSYSYPDGRKALDRIDLAVSPGERVAVLGPNGAGKTTLMLHLNGILTASDGRVTIGGVPVSRNTDRNTLREVRRRVGIVFQDPDDQLFMPSVAQDVAFGPANFGVTGAALDDRVRTALAAVDMTSHADRNPVHLSVGQRRRVALATVLACAPDVLVLDEPSSNLDPVARRELAEVLLAVDTTQLLVTHDLPYAAQLCTRAVILDEGQVVADGPILDLLANTNLLARHRLELPWGFRLPGRSTDSGANVHWEQPKRGHRLPR; from the coding sequence ATGACGGCCGCCGTGCACCTCGAGGGTGTGTCGTATTCGTACCCGGACGGCAGGAAGGCACTCGACAGAATCGACCTCGCCGTGAGCCCGGGCGAACGGGTAGCGGTTCTCGGCCCGAACGGTGCCGGCAAAACCACTCTGATGCTGCACCTCAACGGAATTCTGACCGCCTCGGACGGTCGGGTCACCATCGGCGGTGTACCAGTGTCGCGCAACACCGACCGGAACACGCTGCGCGAGGTGCGGCGGCGGGTCGGCATCGTCTTCCAGGACCCGGACGATCAGCTCTTCATGCCCTCCGTCGCGCAGGACGTCGCCTTCGGCCCGGCAAATTTCGGTGTCACCGGTGCGGCACTCGACGACCGGGTGCGCACCGCGTTGGCCGCCGTCGACATGACGTCGCATGCCGATCGCAACCCCGTTCATCTGTCGGTGGGGCAACGGCGCCGGGTCGCCCTGGCCACCGTCCTCGCGTGTGCTCCGGACGTGCTGGTGCTGGACGAGCCGTCGAGCAACCTCGATCCGGTTGCCCGGCGTGAACTGGCCGAAGTCCTGCTCGCGGTGGACACCACCCAACTGCTGGTCACCCACGACCTTCCGTACGCTGCGCAGCTGTGCACCCGCGCGGTGATTCTCGACGAAGGCCAGGTGGTGGCGGACGGACCGATCCTCGACCTGCTCGCCAACACAAACCTGCTCGCCCGCCACCGCCTCGAGTTGCCGTGGGGTTTCCGGCTTCCCGGACGCTCGACCGACTCCGGCGCGAATGTGCACTGGGAGCAACCGAAACGGGGACATCGGCTACCGCGGTAG
- the cbiQ gene encoding cobalt ECF transporter T component CbiQ, with product MSSGHAQPLYLHGTSPVHRLPVEVKIVCAVVTVFAVVATPREAFWAFAVYLAVLAVVWRLAGIALTWLAPRMLIELPFVTLALLLPFAEGGEQTTVLGLSLSVAGLHAAWGILVKGTLGVLVSLTLAATTPARDLPVGLAHLHVPAMFTTIVVLMLRYLDLLTSEVARMRTARLSRGDDPRTLRQIGATARGVGGLFVRSYERGERVHLAMLSRGFTGAVPTVGAPPASAAAWSAGLVPAVCAVGICLAAWTLR from the coding sequence ATGAGTTCCGGTCACGCGCAGCCGCTCTATCTCCACGGCACATCCCCAGTCCACCGACTCCCCGTCGAGGTGAAGATCGTGTGCGCGGTGGTGACGGTGTTCGCGGTGGTTGCCACGCCCCGCGAGGCGTTCTGGGCCTTCGCCGTGTACCTCGCAGTCCTGGCGGTGGTGTGGCGACTTGCCGGCATTGCCCTGACTTGGCTCGCCCCGCGCATGCTGATCGAACTACCCTTCGTCACATTGGCCCTGTTGTTGCCCTTCGCGGAGGGTGGCGAGCAGACGACGGTCCTCGGATTGTCGCTCTCGGTGGCCGGACTGCACGCCGCGTGGGGAATCCTGGTGAAAGGCACTCTCGGCGTGCTGGTATCACTCACTCTCGCCGCCACCACCCCCGCCCGCGATCTGCCGGTGGGACTTGCCCATCTGCACGTGCCCGCCATGTTCACCACGATCGTGGTCCTCATGCTGCGGTACCTCGATCTACTCACCTCGGAGGTCGCCCGGATGCGCACCGCACGCTTGTCCCGGGGTGACGATCCGCGGACACTGCGCCAGATCGGCGCCACCGCCCGGGGTGTGGGCGGATTGTTCGTGCGTTCCTACGAGCGCGGCGAGCGCGTACACCTGGCCATGTTGTCGCGCGGCTTCACGGGGGCGGTTCCCACAGTCGGTGCTCCCCCGGCGTCCGCCGCGGCGTGGTCGGCCGGGCTCGTTCCTGCCGTCTGCGCGGTGGGTATCTGCCTCGCGGCCTGGACCCTCCGATGA
- a CDS encoding class I SAM-dependent methyltransferase, whose amino-acid sequence MPTPGADAVAQRVFDASLGAIDILSIHLGDRLGWYRSLADQGPATADELAERTSTHPRYAQEWLEQQAVTGLLTADGGSPRKFTLEPGAAEVFTDEKSLAYLAPLARIFVAATTQMPALIEAYRTGGGVGWAQYGVDARESQADMNRPWYEQVLPGALASVPEVDALLRTPGAAIADVGCGGAWSTIALARAYPDARLDGYDIDGATVELAKHNVRDQGDVADRITITESDAAGIPEGAYTAAFAFECIHDMPAPVAVLTAVRKALAPGGVMIVMDEAVDDEFSAPGSDIERLMYGFSLTVCLPDGMSSSPSAATGTVMRPSTLRKYAEAAGFGSMDILPIEDFGFWRFYRLTV is encoded by the coding sequence ATGCCCACACCCGGAGCCGACGCAGTGGCGCAACGCGTCTTCGACGCCTCCCTCGGCGCAATCGACATTCTCTCCATCCATCTGGGAGATCGACTCGGCTGGTATCGAAGTCTCGCAGATCAGGGCCCCGCAACAGCGGACGAACTGGCCGAACGCACCTCGACCCATCCGCGGTACGCACAGGAGTGGCTCGAACAACAGGCGGTGACAGGGCTGCTCACCGCAGACGGCGGCAGCCCCCGGAAATTCACGTTGGAGCCCGGTGCGGCCGAAGTGTTCACCGATGAGAAAAGCCTGGCCTACCTGGCGCCGCTGGCCCGGATTTTCGTTGCCGCCACCACCCAGATGCCCGCGCTGATCGAGGCGTATCGCACGGGAGGCGGTGTGGGATGGGCACAGTACGGTGTCGATGCGAGGGAATCGCAGGCGGATATGAATCGGCCGTGGTACGAGCAGGTTCTGCCGGGAGCGCTCGCGTCGGTACCCGAGGTCGACGCACTTCTGCGTACCCCCGGTGCCGCCATCGCCGATGTCGGATGTGGGGGCGCGTGGTCCACGATCGCCCTGGCGCGCGCCTATCCCGATGCCCGGCTGGATGGCTACGACATCGACGGCGCCACGGTCGAACTCGCGAAACACAACGTCCGCGATCAAGGGGATGTTGCCGACCGGATCACAATCACCGAGTCGGATGCAGCGGGCATTCCGGAGGGCGCCTATACCGCTGCATTCGCCTTCGAGTGCATTCACGACATGCCTGCACCTGTCGCCGTATTGACTGCGGTACGCAAGGCTCTGGCACCCGGCGGGGTCATGATCGTCATGGACGAGGCGGTGGACGATGAGTTCTCGGCGCCGGGAAGCGACATCGAGCGGTTGATGTACGGATTCAGTCTGACCGTGTGCCTGCCGGACGGAATGAGTTCCAGTCCGAGTGCCGCCACCGGAACGGTCATGCGTCCGAGCACCTTGCGAAAGTACGCCGAGGCTGCCGGTTTCGGCTCGATGGACATCCTTCCCATCGAAGACTTCGGGTTCTGGCGTTTCTACCGGCTGACCGTGTGA